The Terriglobales bacterium genome includes the window GCGATGGACGTTGAGCCAGTCTCCAGTCAGGCACTTCAGGCGCGCGATGCGATAACGAACATCGTCGTCGAGAATCTCAGCTCCGCCTCCCGGAATGGAATCGAGTCCGGCATCGCGCAGACGCATGATAGTGTCGCGAATCGTAAGGCCGCTGTACTCAGCGATGGCGATAATTTCGGAAGCCGAGAAGCAGTGGAGGTGAACTTTGGGAAAGCGGTCTTTAATTCCGCACAGCAGGCGCTCGAACCAGTCAATTTTCAAATCGGGATGCAGACCGCCCTGCATGAGAACGCCCGTGCCGCCAAGCTCGACCGTCTCACGAATTTTTTCGTAGATGGTGTCGAAATCAAGGATGTAGCCTTCGGCCGCGAGCTTCCCTTTCAGCGGGCGGTAAAACGCGCAGAACGAGCAGTACTCGGTGCAGAAGTTCGTGTAGTTTATGTTGCGATCGATGATGTAGCTGACCACGCCTTCAGGATGAAGGCGTCGGCGAATGGCATCGGCTTCCATGCCGATGCCGATCAGATCATCGGAGCGAAACATATCGAGCGCTTGCTGACGTGTGAGTGACATGTGCTGTTTCGATTCTAGCTTGCCTTGATCTTCTCTCTCTGCTTCGCCGCTTCGAGCGGACGCTTCGGTTCGGTCATGTTCACCGGATCGAGAATCTCTGCGATCTCTTCTTCTTTCAGCAATCCTTGTGAGCGAGCGATCTCGATAATCGATCGTCCGGTCTTGATCGATTCCTTCACGATCTCGGCTGCTTTCTGATATCCAATGTATGGATTCAATGCAGTCGCGAGGGAAACAGTGCTTTCCGCATAGAACTGGCAGCGATCTTTATTCGCGGTGAGTCCGCTGATGCAGAACCTGTCGAACTGGCGGAGCATGTTGGTCATGATCGTGATCGACTGCAGCACGCTATAAGACATCGTCGGCATCATGACGTTCAGTTCGAGCTGTCCGCCTTGAACAGCTAGTGCTACCGCCGTGTCGTTGCCGACCACCTGGAAAGAGACCATTGCTGCCAGCTCCGGCATCACGGGATTGATCTTGCCCGGCATGATCGATGAGCCGGGCTGCAGGGCCGGCAGATAGATTTCCGCCATTCCCGTATTGGGACCCGACGATATTAGGCGAATGTCGTTCGAAATGCGGATGATTTCCAAAGCGAGATTCCGCAACGCTGCCGAGGTCTGCGCCATGGGCGCATTCGATTGCATGGCCCATCGCATGTCAGTTGCCGGCATAAGCTTTTGCCCGGAGATGCGCGTGAGATTTGCAACCGCACGCCCGCGATAGTCCGGATGCGTATTGATTCCCGTGCCTACAGCCGAGCCTCCAAGGCCTAACCAGCGCAGGTCTTCCGAGTTCTGCCGGATGTTGTCGCCGGCCTTGCGCAGCGTAGCTGCATACGCTGCAAACTCCTGTCCAAGACGGATGGGCACAGCGTCCTGCATGTGCGTCCGCCCGGATTTCATGATCTCCCAGAACTCTTTGCTCTTTTGGTCGAAGCTATGCGTGAGTGAGTCGAGGACTGGATATAGCTTTTCGAGTTCGATCAGCGTCGCCAAACGCATGGCGGTGGGAAATACGTCATTGGTCGATTGCCCGTAGTTGACATGATCGTTCGGATGCACGCGCTTGTATTCGCCGAGCTTGCCCCCGAGGATCTCTTCCGCACGATTGGCGATCACCTCGTTGGAGTTCATGTGGAAGCTCACGCCGGCGCCGGCCTGAAAGACATCGACCACAAACTCGCGGTCCCACTTGCCGTCGATCACCTCTTTGGAGGCGGCAATAATTGCATCAGCAACCTTTGCGTCGATGAGCCCAAGCTCTTTATTGGCTTCAGCCGAGGCGCGCTTGATCATCGCTATGGCGCGGATCAATGTTGGATGCGCGCGCATTCCCGAAATAGGATAGTTCTCGACGGCGCGCGCCGTCTGCACGCCGTAGTAAACGTGGGCAGGAATCTCCTTCGGGCCGATCGAGTCTTTCTCAACGCGAGTGGCAGGGGACGGTGCCGTGGACATGATTGCTCCTCAACCAGGAATCGAGCAGCGGTGGGCTGCGAACTCTCGATTATAGCGAGTCTTTT containing:
- a CDS encoding aspartate ammonia-lyase, translated to MSTAPSPATRVEKDSIGPKEIPAHVYYGVQTARAVENYPISGMRAHPTLIRAIAMIKRASAEANKELGLIDAKVADAIIAASKEVIDGKWDREFVVDVFQAGAGVSFHMNSNEVIANRAEEILGGKLGEYKRVHPNDHVNYGQSTNDVFPTAMRLATLIELEKLYPVLDSLTHSFDQKSKEFWEIMKSGRTHMQDAVPIRLGQEFAAYAATLRKAGDNIRQNSEDLRWLGLGGSAVGTGINTHPDYRGRAVANLTRISGQKLMPATDMRWAMQSNAPMAQTSAALRNLALEIIRISNDIRLISSGPNTGMAEIYLPALQPGSSIMPGKINPVMPELAAMVSFQVVGNDTAVALAVQGGQLELNVMMPTMSYSVLQSITIMTNMLRQFDRFCISGLTANKDRCQFYAESTVSLATALNPYIGYQKAAEIVKESIKTGRSIIEIARSQGLLKEEEIAEILDPVNMTEPKRPLEAAKQREKIKAS
- the mqnC gene encoding cyclic dehypoxanthinyl futalosine synthase; protein product: MSLTRQQALDMFRSDDLIGIGMEADAIRRRLHPEGVVSYIIDRNINYTNFCTEYCSFCAFYRPLKGKLAAEGYILDFDTIYEKIRETVELGGTGVLMQGGLHPDLKIDWFERLLCGIKDRFPKVHLHCFSASEIIAIAEYSGLTIRDTIMRLRDAGLDSIPGGGAEILDDDVRYRIARLKCLTGDWLNVHRTAHQLGMRTTATMMFGVGETFEQRINHFQVIYDLQQETGGFTAFIPWSFQPKNTALGGRKWDEATSVEYLKLLAISRLFLDNIENVQASWVTQGLKVLQMGLRFGGNDVGSVMLEENVVRAAGTSNCTTEEELRHIIRDAGFKPVQRDTLYRTMFLN